The following coding sequences are from one Lolium rigidum isolate FL_2022 chromosome 6, APGP_CSIRO_Lrig_0.1, whole genome shotgun sequence window:
- the LOC124666748 gene encoding uncharacterized protein LOC124666748 produces MVAQVEYASEGIATELLLYLMLLPPAERRSEVDAADNIGATVRRINARFFVSLLVLGRSFLLLYLVSWLCEIWKIEIYEWFQEMDLLLDHVEVFNPICEICSRTWLEYLKMERNYQYCLSCCRGVRSLVIVPFELNHREIEALHVFIVPILVETIDEAYPVVHL; encoded by the exons ATGGTTGCTCAGGTGGAGTACGCATCTGAG GGTATTGCAACTGAGCTGTTGTTGTACTTGATGTTGCTTCCACCAGCTGAGCGGCGAAGCGAAGTTGATGCAGCTGATAATATTGGAGCTACTGTGAGGAG GATAAATGCCAGGTTCTTTGTTTCTCTCTTGGTTCTAGGTCGCTCATTCTTGCTCTTATATCTggtttcatggttgtgtgagattTGGAAGATTGAAATCTATGAATGGTTTCAGGAGATGGACCTGCTGTTGGATCACGTAGAG GTTTTTAATCCTATTTGTGAAATTTGCAGTAGGACTTGGTTAGAATATTTGAAAATGGAACGAAACTACCAATATTGCCTTAGTTGCTGCAGGGGTGTTAGGTCTCTGGTCATTGTTCCTTTTGAACTGAATCATAGAGAGATTGAAGCATTGCATGTATTCATTGTTCCAATACTTGTTGAGACAATTGATG AAGCATATCCAGTCGTACATCTTTGA